A stretch of Arthrobacter sunyaminii DNA encodes these proteins:
- the pcaG gene encoding protocatechuate 3,4-dioxygenase subunit alpha, protein MSEQKLTATPGQTIGPFYGYALPFEKDNQLLSPGVPGSVRLQGTVTDGAGDPIPDALLEIWQADADGNIPQRSGSLVRDGYTFTGWGRTAVDNAGNYTFTTVNPGPAEEGAAPFISFVIFARGLLNKLHTRMYLPDDEEALARDTLLSSLPEERRRTLIATREADGGLRWNISLQGRDETVFLSFPGA, encoded by the coding sequence ATGAGCGAACAGAAGCTGACAGCCACGCCGGGCCAGACCATCGGCCCGTTCTACGGCTATGCCCTCCCCTTCGAGAAGGACAACCAGCTGCTGTCCCCGGGCGTGCCCGGGAGCGTCCGGTTGCAGGGTACGGTGACCGACGGCGCCGGGGATCCCATCCCGGATGCCCTGCTGGAAATCTGGCAGGCGGACGCCGACGGCAATATCCCGCAGCGGTCAGGTTCCCTGGTCCGTGACGGCTACACCTTCACCGGCTGGGGCCGCACCGCAGTCGACAATGCCGGCAACTACACCTTCACCACGGTCAACCCCGGTCCCGCGGAAGAAGGAGCGGCACCCTTCATTTCCTTCGTCATTTTTGCCCGCGGCCTGCTGAACAAGCTGCACACCCGGATGTACCTGCCGGACGACGAAGAGGCCCTGGCCCGGGATACCCTGCTCTCCTCGCTGCCCGAGGAACGCCGCCGGACCCTGATCGCCACCCGTGAGGCGGACGGCGGACTGCGCTGGAACATCAGCCTGCAGGGCCGGGATGAAACCGTTTTCCTGTCCTTCCCCGGAGCCTAA
- the pcaH gene encoding protocatechuate 3,4-dioxygenase subunit beta yields the protein MEEGLFPDSHVIERLDAAEASQDQISAEIDSIHAAYRKTVDDGGTEETQPRVDFQPYRSSLLRHPTKDPHHADPETIELWSPAFGHQDVHALESDLTIQHNGEPLGERIIVRGRILDGDGHPVRNQLVEIWQANSAGRYIHKRDQHPAPIDPNFTGVGRCLTTEDGFYEFTTIKPGPYPWKNHYNAWRPAHIHFSLFGTDFTQRMITQMYFPGDPLFALDPIYQSITDQKARDRLVAAYDHNLTSHEWATGYNWDIVLTGSNRTWMEEEDAE from the coding sequence ATGGAAGAAGGCCTGTTCCCGGACAGCCATGTGATCGAACGGCTGGATGCTGCGGAAGCCTCGCAGGACCAGATTTCCGCGGAGATCGATTCGATCCATGCCGCCTACCGCAAAACGGTGGACGACGGCGGTACGGAGGAGACCCAGCCCCGTGTGGACTTCCAGCCGTACCGCAGCTCCCTTCTGCGCCACCCCACCAAGGATCCGCACCACGCGGACCCCGAAACCATTGAGCTGTGGTCCCCGGCCTTCGGCCACCAGGATGTCCACGCCTTGGAAAGTGACCTGACGATCCAGCACAACGGCGAACCGCTGGGGGAGCGGATCATTGTCCGCGGACGCATCCTCGACGGCGACGGGCATCCGGTCCGTAACCAGCTGGTGGAAATCTGGCAGGCGAACTCGGCGGGACGCTACATCCACAAGCGGGATCAGCACCCGGCGCCGATCGACCCCAACTTCACCGGCGTCGGCCGCTGCCTCACTACTGAGGACGGTTTCTACGAGTTCACCACCATCAAGCCCGGACCGTACCCGTGGAAGAACCACTACAACGCCTGGCGGCCGGCGCACATCCATTTCTCGCTCTTCGGCACCGACTTCACCCAGCGCATGATCACCCAGATGTATTTTCCCGGGGATCCGCTGTTCGCCCTGGATCCGATCTACCAGTCGATCACCGACCAGAAAGCACGGGACCGCCTCGTGGCCGCGTACGACCACAACCTCACCTCGCACGAGTGGGCCACCGGCTACAACTGGGACATCGTGCTCACCGGCAGCAACCGCACCTGGATGGAAGAAGAGGACGCAGAGTAA
- a CDS encoding 4-hydroxybenzoate 3-monooxygenase, with amino-acid sequence MGAARTILKARVGIVGAGPAGLMLSHLLAQAGIESIVVEKRDYHTIRTTHRAGILEHGSVRMLTEGGVSNRVLTDGHRHDGIDLRFGGASHRIDFQDLVGESVWLYPQNEVFVDLAAARERDSGDVRWAVSDTEVLDLSSDTPKIRFTDAEGAVFEVHCDILVGADGSQGICRRAIPAGQRRENFIEYPFAWFGILTEAPPSAPELIYTNSGRGFALISQRSQTIQRMYFQADPDENPDDWSEEQIWDELQRRVDGPDGFELKRGPIFEKTLLKFRSYVCEPLRYGKMFLAGDAGHTVPPTGAKGLNLALADVQVLFEAVESLYATGKTNLLDGYSERALARVWRAQNFSYWMTSMLHTRADASPFERKRALGELAGVVASRHGSAYLAEAYTGWPATTSK; translated from the coding sequence ATGGGCGCAGCACGCACCATTCTCAAGGCCCGGGTCGGCATCGTGGGTGCCGGTCCTGCCGGACTGATGCTCTCGCATCTGCTGGCTCAAGCCGGCATTGAGAGCATTGTGGTGGAGAAACGGGATTATCACACCATCCGCACCACGCACCGTGCCGGAATCCTGGAGCACGGGTCGGTGCGGATGCTCACCGAGGGCGGTGTCAGCAACAGGGTCCTCACCGACGGGCACCGCCACGACGGTATTGACCTTCGGTTCGGCGGCGCCAGCCACCGGATAGATTTCCAGGATCTGGTGGGGGAGTCCGTTTGGCTCTATCCGCAGAATGAAGTGTTCGTGGACCTGGCTGCTGCCAGGGAGCGCGACAGCGGGGACGTGCGGTGGGCGGTCTCCGACACTGAGGTTCTTGACCTTTCCTCCGATACGCCCAAAATCCGGTTCACCGACGCGGAGGGTGCCGTCTTCGAGGTCCACTGCGACATCCTGGTGGGCGCGGATGGTTCGCAGGGCATTTGCCGGCGGGCCATCCCGGCCGGACAGCGCAGGGAGAATTTCATTGAGTACCCCTTTGCCTGGTTCGGGATCCTTACAGAGGCACCGCCGAGTGCACCTGAATTGATCTACACCAACTCCGGCCGGGGCTTCGCGCTGATCAGCCAGCGCAGTCAGACTATCCAGCGGATGTACTTTCAGGCCGACCCTGATGAGAACCCCGACGATTGGTCCGAGGAGCAGATTTGGGATGAGCTCCAGCGGCGGGTGGACGGCCCCGACGGCTTTGAGCTCAAACGCGGTCCGATCTTTGAAAAGACGCTGTTGAAGTTCCGCAGCTATGTTTGCGAGCCGCTGCGCTACGGGAAGATGTTCCTTGCCGGCGACGCAGGACACACCGTGCCGCCCACGGGAGCCAAGGGGCTCAATCTTGCCCTGGCCGACGTCCAGGTTCTGTTTGAAGCCGTTGAATCGTTGTATGCCACCGGAAAAACAAACCTGTTGGACGGATACAGTGAGCGCGCACTGGCACGGGTTTGGCGGGCCCAGAATTTCTCTTACTGGATGACTTCCATGCTGCATACCAGGGCCGATGCCAGCCCCTTTGAACGCAAGCGTGCGCTGGGGGAGTTGGCCGGCGTCGTTGCCTCCCGGCACGGCAGCGCCTACCTTGCGGAGGCCTACACCGGCTGGCCGGCGACAACCTCGAAATAG
- a CDS encoding DNA-directed RNA polymerase subunit beta' — protein MSNDSTFGLMRIGLATADEIRGWSYGEVKKPETINYRTLKPEKDGLFCEKIFGPSRDWECYCGKYKRVRFKGIICERCGVEVTRAKVRRERMGHIELAAPVTHIWYFKGVPSRLGYLLDLAPKDLEKVIYFAAYMITSVDEENRHAELPNLQAEHDLERKHLVDQRDADIAAIAKDLEGEIARLEGEGAKAADKKKARDSADRQMAKVRRDADNNIERLEQVWERFKNLKVGDLEGDEGLYRELRDRYGLYFEGSMGAEAIKQRLEDFDMQAESELLRDIIQNGKGQRKTRALKRLKVVNAFLTTTNSPLGMVLDAVPVIPPELRPMVQLDGGRFATSDLNDLYRRVINRNNRLKRLLDLGAPEIIVNNEKRMLQEAVDSLFDNGRRGRPVTGPGNRPLKSLSDMLKGKQGRFRQNLLGKRVDYSGRSVIVVGPQLKLHQCGLPKQMALELFKPFVMKRLVDLNHAQNIKSAKRMVERFRPQVWDVLEEIITEHPVLLNRAPTLHRLGIQAFEPQLVEGKALQLHPLVCGAFNADFDGDQMAVHLPLSPEAQAEARILMLSSNNILKPSDGRPVTLPSQDMIIGLHHLTTKKEGAAGEGRFFTTPSEALMAYDLGELDLNAQVSMRLEGFVPSADRPAPEGWEEGTPALIQTSLGQVIFNQTLPADYPWVEKVADKGQLSTIVNDLAERYPKVMTAATLDNLKDAGFYWATRSGVTVAISDISAPIDKPAIMEVYEAQAAKVESQYGKGLIAEDERRQELIDIWNKATNEVAAAMRANMPKENNINRMVSSGARGNWLQVRQIAGIRGLVANPKGEIIPRPIKSSYREGLSVLEYFIATHGARKGLADTALRTANSGYLTRRLVDVSQDVIVREEDCGTERGLNVTIAVPDSNGELQLHEEVENSAYARTLATDVVDPQGNVLAKGGDDVGDVLIAKLFEAGVTNIKVRSVLTCESAVGTCALCYGRSLATGKTVDIGEAVGIIAAQSIGEPGTQLTMRTFHTGGVASAEDITQGLPRIQELFEARTPKGVAPISETAGRVTIEETDRQMRLVVTPDDGSEEIAYPVLRRARLLVADGDHVEVGQQLVFGAVDPKQILRILGPRKAQEFLVDEVQRVYRSQGVGIHDKHVEVIVRQMLRRVTVIESGDSDLLPGELAERRRFENENRRVVSEGKKPASGRPELMGITKASLATESWLSAASFQETTRVLTQAAMEGKSDPLLGLKENVIIGKLIPAGTGLPRYTEVTVEPTEEAKANLFTGPSAFSDFDYAGVDGGLSPEFHAIPLDDYDMGSDFR, from the coding sequence ATGTCCAACGATTCCACGTTCGGCCTTATGCGAATCGGCCTTGCCACCGCGGATGAAATCCGCGGTTGGTCTTACGGCGAGGTCAAGAAGCCGGAAACCATCAACTACCGAACCCTGAAGCCGGAGAAGGACGGTCTTTTCTGCGAAAAGATCTTCGGTCCTTCCCGCGACTGGGAGTGCTACTGCGGTAAGTACAAGCGAGTTCGCTTCAAGGGCATCATCTGTGAGCGCTGCGGCGTCGAGGTCACCCGTGCCAAGGTGCGCCGCGAGCGTATGGGCCACATTGAGCTTGCCGCTCCCGTGACCCACATCTGGTACTTCAAGGGTGTTCCGTCCCGCCTGGGCTACCTGCTGGACCTGGCTCCGAAGGACCTCGAAAAGGTCATCTACTTCGCTGCCTACATGATCACCTCGGTGGACGAAGAAAACCGCCACGCGGAACTTCCGAACCTGCAGGCCGAGCACGACCTGGAGCGCAAGCACCTCGTCGACCAGCGCGACGCTGACATTGCTGCCATCGCCAAGGACCTTGAGGGCGAAATTGCTCGCCTTGAGGGTGAAGGCGCCAAGGCAGCGGACAAGAAGAAGGCCCGCGACTCCGCCGACCGCCAGATGGCCAAGGTCCGCCGCGACGCCGACAACAACATCGAGCGCCTCGAGCAGGTTTGGGAGCGCTTCAAGAACCTCAAGGTCGGCGACCTGGAGGGCGACGAAGGCCTGTACCGCGAACTGCGGGACCGCTACGGCCTGTACTTCGAAGGCTCCATGGGTGCCGAAGCCATCAAGCAGCGCCTTGAGGACTTCGACATGCAGGCTGAGTCCGAGCTGCTGCGCGACATCATCCAGAACGGCAAGGGCCAGCGCAAGACGCGTGCCCTGAAGCGCCTGAAGGTTGTCAACGCATTCCTGACCACCACCAACAGCCCGCTGGGCATGGTCCTGGACGCTGTCCCGGTCATCCCGCCGGAACTGCGCCCGATGGTTCAGCTCGACGGCGGCCGTTTCGCGACGTCCGACCTCAACGACCTGTACCGCCGCGTCATCAACCGCAACAACCGCCTGAAGCGCCTGCTGGATCTCGGTGCCCCCGAGATCATCGTGAACAACGAAAAGCGCATGCTCCAGGAAGCTGTTGACTCCCTGTTCGACAACGGCCGCCGCGGCCGTCCGGTCACCGGACCGGGCAACCGCCCGCTGAAGTCGCTCTCCGACATGCTCAAGGGCAAGCAGGGACGTTTCCGCCAGAACCTTCTGGGTAAGCGCGTTGACTACTCCGGCCGTTCCGTCATTGTTGTTGGTCCGCAGCTGAAGCTGCACCAGTGCGGTCTGCCCAAGCAGATGGCCCTGGAGCTCTTCAAGCCGTTCGTGATGAAGCGCCTGGTTGACCTCAACCACGCACAGAACATCAAGAGCGCCAAGCGCATGGTCGAGCGGTTCCGCCCGCAGGTCTGGGACGTGCTGGAAGAGATCATCACCGAACACCCGGTGCTGCTCAACCGTGCACCCACCCTGCACCGCCTGGGTATCCAGGCATTCGAGCCGCAGCTCGTTGAAGGCAAGGCGCTTCAGCTGCACCCGCTCGTCTGTGGCGCGTTCAACGCTGACTTCGACGGTGACCAGATGGCAGTTCACCTGCCGCTGAGCCCGGAGGCCCAGGCCGAGGCACGCATCCTGATGCTGTCCTCGAACAACATCCTGAAGCCCTCGGACGGCCGCCCGGTAACCCTGCCTTCGCAGGATATGATCATCGGCCTGCACCACCTCACCACCAAGAAGGAAGGCGCAGCAGGCGAGGGCCGGTTCTTCACGACACCGTCCGAAGCCCTGATGGCGTACGACCTCGGTGAGCTGGACCTGAACGCTCAGGTCAGCATGCGTCTGGAAGGCTTTGTGCCCTCCGCCGACCGTCCGGCTCCGGAAGGCTGGGAAGAAGGCACTCCTGCCCTCATCCAGACCTCCCTTGGCCAGGTCATCTTCAACCAGACCCTGCCGGCGGATTACCCGTGGGTTGAGAAGGTTGCAGACAAGGGCCAGCTGTCCACGATCGTGAACGACCTGGCAGAGCGCTACCCGAAGGTGATGACGGCGGCAACGCTGGATAACCTGAAGGACGCCGGTTTCTACTGGGCCACCCGCTCAGGCGTCACCGTTGCCATCTCGGACATCTCCGCGCCGATCGACAAGCCGGCCATCATGGAGGTTTACGAAGCACAGGCTGCCAAGGTTGAAAGCCAGTACGGCAAGGGCCTGATCGCAGAAGACGAGCGCCGTCAGGAGCTCATCGACATTTGGAACAAGGCAACGAACGAAGTTGCTGCGGCCATGCGTGCGAACATGCCCAAGGAAAACAACATCAACCGCATGGTGTCTTCCGGTGCCCGTGGTAACTGGCTGCAGGTTCGCCAGATTGCCGGTATCCGTGGTCTGGTGGCCAACCCTAAGGGTGAGATCATTCCCCGCCCGATCAAGTCCTCGTACCGCGAGGGCCTGTCGGTGCTGGAATACTTCATCGCCACCCACGGTGCCCGTAAGGGTCTTGCCGATACCGCTCTGCGTACCGCCAACTCGGGTTACCTGACCCGTCGTCTGGTGGACGTCTCCCAGGACGTCATTGTCCGCGAGGAAGACTGCGGCACCGAGCGCGGCCTGAATGTCACCATCGCAGTGCCGGACTCCAACGGTGAACTGCAGCTGCACGAAGAGGTCGAGAACTCGGCGTACGCCCGTACGCTGGCCACCGACGTCGTCGACCCCCAGGGCAATGTCCTGGCCAAGGGCGGCGACGATGTGGGCGACGTCCTCATCGCGAAGCTGTTCGAAGCCGGAGTTACCAACATCAAGGTCCGCTCCGTACTCACCTGTGAGTCCGCCGTCGGTACCTGCGCACTGTGCTACGGCCGCTCCCTGGCCACGGGTAAGACCGTGGACATCGGCGAGGCCGTCGGCATCATCGCCGCACAGTCCATTGGTGAGCCGGGCACCCAGCTGACCATGCGTACCTTCCACACCGGTGGTGTTGCTTCCGCGGAAGATATCACCCAGGGTCTGCCCCGTATCCAGGAGCTCTTCGAAGCACGCACACCCAAGGGTGTTGCTCCGATCTCCGAGACCGCGGGTCGGGTCACCATCGAAGAGACCGACCGCCAGATGCGTCTGGTTGTCACTCCCGATGACGGCTCCGAAGAAATCGCGTACCCGGTCCTGCGCCGCGCCCGCCTGCTGGTTGCCGACGGCGACCACGTTGAGGTTGGCCAGCAGCTGGTCTTCGGTGCGGTGGATCCCAAGCAGATCCTCCGTATCCTCGGCCCGCGCAAGGCACAGGAATTCCTGGTGGACGAAGTCCAGCGCGTGTACCGCAGCCAGGGTGTAGGCATCCACGACAAGCACGTGGAAGTCATCGTCCGCCAGATGCTGCGCCGCGTGACCGTGATCGAGTCCGGCGATTCGGATCTGCTCCCGGGTGAGCTGGCCGAGCGCCGCCGCTTCGAGAACGAGAACCGCCGCGTGGTATCCGAGGGCAAGAAGCCGGCCTCCGGCCGTCCCGAGCTCATGGGTATCACCAAGGCGTCGCTGGCCACCGAGTCCTGGCTGTCCGCTGCTTCCTTCCAGGAAACCACCCGCGTCCTGACGCAGGCGGCCATGGAAGGCAAGAGCGATCCGCTGCTCGGCCTCAAGGAAAACGTCATCATCGGTAAGCTGATCCCGGCCGGAACGGGCCTTCCCCGTTACACCGAGGTCACCGTCGAGCCGACCGAAGAAGCAAAGGCCAACCTGTTCACCGGCCCGAGCGCCTTCAGCGACTTCGACTACGCCGGAGTGGACGGCGGCCTGAGCCCCGAGTTCCATGCCATCCCGCTGGATGACTACGACATGGGCAGCGACTTCCGCTAA
- the rpoB gene encoding DNA-directed RNA polymerase subunit beta, with protein sequence MVASSTSNNATANIPENIAPRISFAKIHEPLDVPNLLALQTDSFDWLVGNERWKARVEEAKQTGEQGIATTSGLADIFEEISPIEDFQGTMSLSFSEPEFADPKYTMAECKDRDATYSAPLYVKAEFMNNNTGEIKQQTVFMGDFPLMTDKGTFVINGTERVVVSQLVRSPGAYFERTADKTSDKDIYTAKIIPSRGAWFELEIDKRDQVGVRLDRKRKQSVTVLLKALGWTEGQILETFGEYDSIRATLEKDPTETREDALLDIYRKLRPGEPPTVEAAQTLLDNLYFNPKRYDLAKVGRYKINRKLGIDKPLTDSDASVLNNDDIVAMIKFLVALHAGEKTVPGKRNGEDVDIRVEVDDIDHFGNRRIRAVGELIENQIRTGLSRMERVVRERMTTQDVEAITPQTLINIRPVVAAIKEFFGTSQLSQFMDQNNPLAGLTHKRRLSALGPGGLSRDRAGMEVRDVHPSHYGRMCPIETPEGPNIGLIGSLASYARINAFGFIETPYRKVIDGVVTDQVDYLTADDEVERTIAQANAPLREDQHFAEDLVLVRARGGSGEPVLVEPEGVEYMDVSPRQMVSVATALIPFLEHDDANRALMGANMQRQAVPLLRSERPVVGTGMEKYAAVDAGDSVTAVKPGVVTEVSAELVTVMNDDGTESNYPIMKFARSNQGNAYNQRVLVSEGARVEVNSIIADGPSTDQGELALGKNLLVAFMSWEGHNYEDAIILSQRMVSDDVLTSIHIEEHEVDARDTKLGAEEITRDIPNVSEEVLSQLDERGIIHIGAEVEAGDILVGRVTPKGETELTPEERLLRAIFGEKSREVRDTSLKVPHGESGTVIGVRIFDRDNDDELPPGVNQLVRVYVAHKRKITDGDKLAGRHGNKGVISKILPIEDMPFMEDGTPVDIVLNPLGVPGRMNVGQVLEIHLGWAAKQGWKIDGNPDWVKNLPELPRESGPTTVATPVFDGASEDEITGLLDSTNVTRDGNRLIGASGKARMYDGRSGQPFPEPISVGYMYILKLHHLVDDKIHARSTGPYSMITQQPLGGKAQFGGQRFGEMEVWALEAYGAAYTLQELLTIKSDDIHGRVKVYEAIVKGENIPEPGVPESFKVLIKEMQSLCLNVEVLSTEGNTIEMRDSDEEVFRAAEELGIDLSRAEPSSVEEV encoded by the coding sequence TTGGTCGCCTCGAGCACCTCTAATAATGCAACCGCTAACATCCCGGAGAACATCGCTCCCCGGATTTCATTCGCAAAGATTCACGAACCGCTTGACGTTCCCAATCTTCTTGCCCTGCAGACCGACAGCTTTGACTGGCTTGTCGGCAACGAGCGCTGGAAAGCGCGCGTAGAAGAGGCCAAGCAGACCGGGGAACAGGGCATTGCCACCACCTCCGGCCTGGCCGACATCTTCGAGGAAATCTCCCCGATCGAGGATTTCCAGGGCACCATGTCCCTGAGCTTCTCGGAGCCGGAGTTTGCCGACCCGAAGTACACCATGGCTGAGTGCAAGGACCGGGACGCCACGTACTCGGCCCCTCTGTACGTTAAAGCCGAATTCATGAACAACAACACGGGCGAAATCAAGCAGCAGACCGTGTTCATGGGCGACTTCCCCCTCATGACAGACAAGGGAACGTTCGTCATCAACGGCACCGAGCGTGTCGTGGTTTCCCAGCTGGTCCGTTCCCCGGGCGCCTACTTCGAGCGCACCGCTGACAAGACCAGTGACAAGGACATCTACACCGCGAAGATCATTCCTTCCCGCGGTGCATGGTTCGAACTGGAAATCGACAAGCGCGACCAGGTGGGCGTCCGCCTGGACCGCAAGCGCAAGCAGTCCGTCACCGTGCTGCTGAAGGCACTGGGCTGGACCGAAGGCCAGATCCTGGAAACCTTCGGCGAGTACGACTCCATCCGTGCCACCCTGGAGAAGGACCCCACGGAAACCCGCGAAGATGCCCTGCTGGACATCTACCGCAAGCTCCGTCCGGGCGAGCCGCCCACGGTCGAGGCTGCCCAGACCCTTCTGGACAACCTGTACTTCAACCCGAAGCGCTATGACCTGGCCAAGGTTGGCCGCTACAAGATCAACCGCAAGCTGGGCATCGACAAGCCGCTGACGGATTCTGACGCCTCGGTCCTGAACAACGACGACATCGTCGCCATGATCAAGTTCCTGGTGGCGCTGCACGCCGGCGAGAAGACCGTCCCGGGCAAGCGCAACGGCGAGGATGTTGACATCCGCGTCGAGGTCGATGACATCGACCACTTCGGCAACCGCCGTATCCGCGCCGTCGGTGAACTCATCGAGAACCAGATCCGCACGGGCCTGTCCCGCATGGAGCGCGTTGTCCGTGAGCGCATGACCACTCAGGACGTCGAGGCCATCACGCCCCAGACGCTGATCAACATCCGTCCCGTCGTGGCAGCGATCAAGGAGTTCTTCGGAACCTCCCAGCTCTCGCAGTTCATGGACCAGAACAACCCGCTCGCCGGACTGACGCACAAGCGCCGCCTGTCCGCGCTGGGCCCGGGTGGTCTGTCCCGTGACCGCGCAGGCATGGAAGTCCGAGACGTCCACCCCTCGCACTACGGCCGCATGTGCCCCATCGAAACCCCTGAAGGCCCGAACATTGGTCTGATCGGTTCGCTGGCGTCCTACGCCCGGATCAACGCGTTCGGCTTCATCGAGACCCCGTACCGCAAGGTCATCGACGGCGTTGTCACCGACCAGGTTGATTACCTGACCGCTGACGACGAAGTTGAGCGCACCATTGCCCAGGCAAACGCTCCGCTGCGCGAAGACCAGCACTTCGCCGAGGACCTGGTCCTCGTCCGTGCCCGCGGCGGTTCCGGCGAGCCCGTTCTCGTTGAGCCCGAAGGCGTCGAGTACATGGACGTCTCCCCGCGCCAGATGGTGTCGGTGGCTACGGCCCTGATTCCGTTCCTGGAACACGATGACGCCAACCGCGCCCTCATGGGTGCGAACATGCAGCGCCAGGCTGTCCCGCTGCTCCGTTCCGAGCGCCCCGTTGTGGGTACCGGCATGGAGAAGTACGCCGCCGTTGACGCCGGTGACTCTGTTACCGCCGTCAAGCCCGGTGTTGTCACCGAGGTCTCCGCTGAGCTCGTTACCGTCATGAACGACGACGGCACCGAGTCCAACTACCCGATCATGAAGTTCGCACGCTCCAACCAGGGCAACGCGTACAACCAGCGGGTACTGGTTTCCGAAGGCGCACGCGTCGAGGTCAACAGCATCATCGCCGACGGTCCCTCCACGGACCAGGGTGAACTGGCTCTGGGTAAGAACCTGCTCGTGGCATTCATGTCATGGGAAGGCCACAACTACGAAGATGCCATCATCCTCTCGCAGCGCATGGTCTCCGACGATGTCCTGACCTCCATCCACATCGAGGAGCACGAAGTTGATGCCCGCGACACCAAGCTTGGTGCCGAGGAAATCACCCGTGACATCCCGAACGTGTCCGAGGAAGTGCTCTCCCAGCTGGACGAGCGCGGCATCATCCACATCGGTGCCGAGGTTGAAGCCGGCGACATCCTGGTTGGCCGCGTCACCCCCAAGGGTGAAACGGAACTGACCCCGGAAGAGCGCCTGCTGCGCGCCATCTTCGGCGAGAAGAGCCGCGAAGTCCGCGACACTTCCCTGAAGGTTCCCCACGGCGAGTCCGGAACGGTCATCGGTGTCCGCATCTTCGACCGCGACAACGACGACGAGCTGCCCCCGGGCGTGAACCAGCTGGTGCGCGTCTACGTGGCGCACAAGCGCAAGATCACGGACGGCGACAAGCTGGCCGGCCGCCACGGCAACAAGGGCGTCATTTCCAAGATCCTTCCGATCGAGGACATGCCGTTCATGGAAGACGGAACCCCCGTTGACATCGTCCTGAACCCGCTGGGTGTTCCGGGTCGAATGAACGTCGGCCAGGTCCTGGAAATCCACCTCGGCTGGGCTGCCAAGCAGGGCTGGAAGATCGACGGCAACCCCGACTGGGTCAAGAACCTGCCGGAACTGCCGCGCGAATCCGGCCCCACCACGGTCGCCACCCCGGTGTTCGACGGTGCCAGTGAAGATGAAATCACCGGCCTGCTCGATTCCACCAACGTGACCCGTGACGGCAACCGCCTGATCGGCGCCTCCGGTAAGGCCCGCATGTACGACGGCCGCTCCGGCCAGCCGTTCCCGGAGCCCATCTCCGTGGGTTACATGTACATCCTGAAGCTGCACCACCTTGTTGATGACAAGATCCACGCACGCTCCACCGGTCCGTACTCCATGATCACGCAGCAGCCGCTGGGTGGTAAGGCACAGTTCGGTGGCCAGCGCTTCGGTGAAATGGAAGTTTGGGCCCTGGAAGCGTACGGCGCCGCCTACACGCTGCAGGAGCTGCTGACGATCAAGTCCGATGACATCCACGGCCGCGTGAAGGTCTACGAAGCCATCGTCAAGGGCGAGAACATCCCGGAGCCGGGCGTTCCCGAGTCCTTCAAGGTGCTCATCAAGGAAATGCAGTCGCTCTGCCTGAATGTGGAAGTACTCTCCACCGAGGGCAACACGATTGAAATGCGTGACTCGGATGAAGAAGTCTTCCGGGCCGCGGAAGAACTGGGTATCGATCTGTCCCGCGCAGAGCCCAGCTCCGTAGAAGAGGTTTAG